The Vespula pensylvanica isolate Volc-1 chromosome 3, ASM1446617v1, whole genome shotgun sequence nucleotide sequence attatcatAGATTGAATTAGATTAAACAACTGGATAATCTTTTGATATGTTGTTCCCATTCAAATAACCCGCCACGTGCATATCGATACACAGCGATGTCGATCGAGACGGAAGTAACAGGAACATgtcgttttcattttatcgcaAAACTAATATGGCGCCTCAGATATCGTAATACAAGTTGAGTCCGGTTCTTTAAACGCTtttaaaccaaaaaaaaaagagagaaatacgctTTACTGAGTAATTAGTACGAGGTTACACGGTATGTACGTTAGCGATTTATGAgctaaatattaataaatcgtgaaaatttttttttctcatgtagaagtaaaaatttattatatatttgtggTTAATtgagttttataaaaaatgaattgtttgaaagcaatgaaataaaaggaggcaaaaatcattaacaaaattactaataaaaaaatgttaataatagaGGTTAATATGCGTTGATGTAACGTTTAATATTCATAGATCGCCATGCCGGTTATACCAGGTACACAACAGCAGAAAATTTCTTGCTGGGATAGGATTACGATGGGTTTCACTATGGGTTTCTGTGTAGGTATGACATCTGGTGCAATTCTAACAGGATTTGCAGCATTCAGGTACATAAGAAACACGATCTACTAAAAAAGAAGttctttaaattatatgttaatCGATCTTTGTATGTTTAGATATGGATTAAGAGGAAGAGAATTGATAGGTCATCTTGGTAAAAGCATGGTTCAGGGTGGTGGTACATTTGGCGTATTTATGGCTATTGGAATGGGCATAAGATGCTAGTATTTCAAATACTATATAAACAAAGCACCTTTAAGTTACATAAGATTATAATACAAAGACATATTGTtgatttcttaataaaatacttttaagGAATAAAAGCATACCTTCCCTTGCAATTACAAGAGTGTCATCCATTGGATTTGTTTTTCCTGGTATATTTAGTCCAAAACTTAAATGACGGATTTTGTGGGTCATGTTGAATTGAGACGAAGAATAGGGTTGCACGTCATGtactgtaataaatataatttttcatttgtaataatGTAATCCAATGACTCGAATTGTTATAAAActaaatttataacattatttctattcgaattaaaaaaccATATTAACGTACCATGTACATGATTAACGGAGAAACTATCACCTGGTGCAATATGAAAACTTCCACCCACTCTATTCACCTCCATATAACCATAAATTTGACAACCTTGTGTAAAAGCATGTTTCATCTTTTCTACTGATTTATCATTCTGACATTGTTTTATTGTAGACGGGACAGGAAGAGCCCATTGCCTAAGCCTATAAGCTTCTTTCACATCTTCGCACGTATTACAACatctacaaatattatatgtgaaagttctctttcataaaaaaacTAGTCAATTTTACAAGGCAACTTACTTTATACCTAATGCTTCGTTAGCCGCTCCATAGCAGTCTCCACACGTTTCAgttgtaatatttgttattgtctatagaaaaatatataaattattgattttctatAATGCAAAATAGTTGAATATTCACGTTTTACGATGTAAAAACTGAATATCactaatatagataaatagaaaaattattcaattaccTTCTCTGTAGTTTTACCGAGAGCCTTTGTGTCTGTAATATCTATggtacaatataataattattatctagcGATACTCGttaaatacgatattaattgGATATAACATAAATGTGAAATGTTGCATCTCGTTTTAAGACTCTTTGAGTAAGATTATTTGACATTAACATGTTGAGTGCTATAATATCATTGACTTTTTTAATCATCTACTTATCTGCAAGAATATCTCATTGAAAAGACTCTACACAGACAGCTAACAAACCTCCTGTCGTAAATTGCTCTTATATTGTCTACTTTTACGTATCTTCACTTAGTAACATGTTacattaattgtttttttaagataatgcGATTTCTGCGATATCCGATTAGTGCATCATATCGCTAGCAAAGTAAAGTGAAGCGATCTACGATATATGGCTTTATATATGGAATAGAACTGCACTTACATTTTCATTGTTTATCCTGAATATCCTtcagaattaatataattctttataattatattttattatatgtatattcagtgcattaacaaaattatgatttacttgtttttaatcgatatataatatataactaagAAAATTGTTCTTCTTTGAGtaggaaataattaaaacatttttagataataataatgggaTCTTTATCGCATGAAAGTGATGCGACATTAAAAGTTTTGACGTAAATCATTTGTACACATACTTGCTTTTTGTGGATCTTCTATAGGTTTTCCGTTTAAATCCAGACGTCgcttaaatatattatgttctATTTGCAGATGTTGTTCACCAGTTGTGTCCATAGCATCGATTGATAAAACTAGAAGGTTTATTGGTATCgttcttaaatataaaaagttaccCATAATGGATAAGTGAAATACTTAATATGTTATACTCACGATCGCATGATATTGCAGGAACTATTATATccaaattaattcttaattttgACCCTCTTGACGTATCAACGAATAATTCTTCGCTTAAAGTAGGTGTAAGATAATAGTTTACTTcggataaaaacaatattccCATGATAATAGTACTAATGACAGTcactgaaaaaaatataaatgttattgcTCAATTATTAACTCTGAtgttcatttaataataatcagatgtaaacaatatatattagtCTTCCagaaacataatattttttgattattaaatattatgtataaaaaagtaacTATCATTatattgaagaaatataaaaaatatgggTTTGACGAAGAATATCATTCTTTGTATATAAACACAAAAGTTTTAAGGTTAATTAaacattcaatatttttttagttcgcaataataaagaaaaggaaatctgttaaaaattcagataaagaaatattctataattaagtaataaaatacgaaatgatattaaaatctgGAGTAATTTGATAAACGTCATATTCTAACCTATAATACAATCATATTACCGATAGCACCGCTGAATGTTCTAATGAGAATATCGGCCTCTTCGCGCACCTTCGGATGCACGTCCAATTGTCGTAAAATTTGCATCCtcgaaagtataaaatttcaaggatattagaaataatacgaGCCACCTTGCACCGGGTATATTGTCGGCGTGTTAACGCAATTGACACATAACAAGACTATTTAAACGAGAACGAGCCAATATAAGCGCCATCTTGCGTTGTTTCATGCTGAAATGTCGGTAAACGAAATTGGACGAAAttgcaatatattttaataatcataaagtTAAATGCatcgattaatttaacaataattttgtcgtttataattaaataatacatttctcaatcaaaaataatttgctTCGATCGGATATGAAtagaaaattctaatattttatttgttcattgtaaataaaattcaaatcttTGGTAAAactgttattaatatatcgaatatatctaACGCATAACCTAGCGGACGGATCACGAGATATCTCGCGTTTCGCATTATACCTTTAGGAGCCCTTGACAAGATATCTCGCATTTCTCACGTACGAAAAAAATAGCTGGCTATTGGTTGGTAATAAAATAACTGTCGTCCGGTTCGAAATGTATTATGTAATGTGTAATGTGTATGTCTACGTACTGTAATAATGGCGCTCAAGTCGGCCGTCAAACATGGTGGAACGATATGCGTGGACAGTACgacgtgtttctctctctctctctctctctctctctctctctatgaaaGATGATAATAACGTAACAAAGAAGTGCAGAAGTTATggataaagtatatataaattgttaattagaCTAAAATACCATTAAAGATGTGTGAACCGGTGCTTgtaaaggagataaaaattacttaatcACTTGTGTAATACGATGGAGCtcaaatgaataatttaaatcataaAGGAGTATAGTAAATAATGTAGCGTTATTTAAACGCATTGAGAAATTAGGTTCGTCcattatcgattttctcgaatgattttttttttttacttgcgTATATTAAGTATGAACAAACATGAACAACATTTACAACGTAATATTGGCCAAACATacaatcaattaaaattaagtaCGTTATTGTACGAATGGCAGTCGCATTTCTCGtctacttttttaaatttcatttatagtGCCGTTTCGTATTGTCACGGATGGGGTTGTATATAATTGCAGGAAATCGGCTTTTTAAGACCGTCAAGGGTGGCGTGCTTGACCTTTAAGATCTCTATGGCGTTACTCTATGGCGGTAATATAACTATAACTTTTCGATTACATTCGTAATGATAAGTACACGGGGAGCCACACTAAGGGAGAgaacattttgatt carries:
- the LOC122627999 gene encoding reactive oxygen species modulator 1, whose product is MPVIPGTQQQKISCWDRITMGFTMGFCVGMTSGAILTGFAAFRYGLRGRELIGHLGKSMVQGGGTFGVFMAIGMGIRC
- the LOC122627995 gene encoding endoplasmic reticulum-Golgi intermediate compartment protein 3 isoform X1, with amino-acid sequence MQILRQLDVHPKVREEADILIRTFSGAIVTVISTIIMGILFLSEVNYYLTPTLSEELFVDTSRGSKLRINLDIIVPAISCDLLSIDAMDTTGEQHLQIEHNIFKRRLDLNGKPIEDPQKANITDTKALGKTTEKTITNITTETCGDCYGAANEALGIKCCNTCEDVKEAYRLRQWALPVPSTIKQCQNDKSVEKMKHAFTQGCQIYGYMEVNRVGGSFHIAPGDSFSVNHVHVHDVQPYSSSQFNMTHKIRHLSFGLNIPGKTNPMDDTLVIAREGAMMFYHYIKIVPTTYVRVDGSTLLTNQFSVTRHSKQVSLFTGESGMPGIFFSYELSPLMVKYTEKAKSFGHFATNTCAIIGGVFTVAGLIDSLLYHSVRAIQKKIELGKYN
- the LOC122627995 gene encoding endoplasmic reticulum-Golgi intermediate compartment protein 3 isoform X2; protein product: MGILFLSEVNYYLTPTLSEELFVDTSRGSKLRINLDIIVPAISCDLLSIDAMDTTGEQHLQIEHNIFKRRLDLNGKPIEDPQKANITDTKALGKTTEKTITNITTETCGDCYGAANEALGIKCCNTCEDVKEAYRLRQWALPVPSTIKQCQNDKSVEKMKHAFTQGCQIYGYMEVNRVGGSFHIAPGDSFSVNHVHVHDVQPYSSSQFNMTHKIRHLSFGLNIPGKTNPMDDTLVIAREGAMMFYHYIKIVPTTYVRVDGSTLLTNQFSVTRHSKQVSLFTGESGMPGIFFSYELSPLMVKYTEKAKSFGHFATNTCAIIGGVFTVAGLIDSLLYHSVRAIQKKIELGKYN